From a single Gammaproteobacteria bacterium genomic region:
- a CDS encoding AlpA family phage regulatory protein has translation MPEHTTPNLPAAGFIRQRQLIPHIIPFSSATLWRKVKAGTFPAPVKLSERVTAWSVADVRAWMEAHRGGEGTP, from the coding sequence ATGCCGGAACACACAACCCCCAACCTCCCCGCCGCTGGGTTCATCCGCCAGCGGCAGTTGATCCCGCACATCATCCCGTTTTCGTCTGCAACACTCTGGCGCAAGGTGAAGGCCGGCACGTTTCCCGCACCCGTGAAGCTCTCCGAGCGCGTGACTGCATGGAGCGTGGCCGACGTGCGCGCATGGATGGAAGCGCATCGGGGTGGGGAGGGCACGCCGTGA
- a CDS encoding helix-turn-helix domain-containing protein, whose protein sequence is MDGSASGWGGHAVIKHKKIAAPVSKRKAAKVSTGNRLHHNSTAAQRQRLLKALRRSPVSTITARSELDIMSPAPRVLELRRMGYAIKTVRVWQRTDCGMAHRVGLYVLARGK, encoded by the coding sequence ATGGATGGAAGCGCATCGGGGTGGGGAGGGCACGCCGTGATTAAGCACAAAAAAATAGCCGCCCCCGTCAGCAAACGGAAGGCGGCCAAGGTCTCTACGGGAAATCGCCTTCATCATAACTCAACTGCCGCACAGCGTCAGCGGCTCCTTAAAGCCCTGCGGCGCTCCCCCGTTTCGACAATCACCGCCCGTAGTGAATTGGACATCATGTCCCCTGCCCCGCGCGTGCTCGAACTGCGGCGTATGGGTTACGCGATCAAGACGGTTCGAGTCTGGCAGCGTACCGACTGCGGCATGGCGCACCGTGTCGGACTCTACGTGCTGGCGAGGGGGAAATAA